From Candidatus Binataceae bacterium, the proteins below share one genomic window:
- a CDS encoding lactate racemase domain-containing protein, with protein sequence MARPEGKLKELKTAELRHEPGARRDLVVTLNRRSAPRLIAYGDDFWYEKLPAGTRVIYPPPPLEPLADPDAAIRYAILRPENADPLFAQLNPNMRVTIAIDDISLPLPQMRRPDIRERALNIVLQTLADYGVDDVHLIVATSLHRRMTEAEIRRMVGERAFKQFWPERLYNFDAENRAELAMLGKTDHGEEVWLSRRAAESDLLLYLNINLVPMDGGHKSVAVGLAPYQSLRHHHNPATLRQCHSYMDPTRSALHNSANRMGRLVNQHVNVFTIETAINNQMYGGMLDFLQKNEDRFSDWDRMRLKGFRWTLANMSDSLRRQVLNQYAAPYAMTGVWAGETDAVHRKALARVFQQYAVPVKGQSDILIVGVPYVCPYNVNSVMNPVLVQCTGLGYLFNMFRGKPLVREGGTVIVCHPLRDQFHPEHHPSYIEFFHRCLRETTDASELERNFEAEFARNPTYVHMYRYGHAYHGVHPFYMWYWGEPARQQVGRVIAAGCEEPEVATRMGWESADTLDEAIAMATSELGRSASITYLHLPPLVIADVE encoded by the coding sequence ATGGCGCGACCGGAAGGTAAGCTCAAGGAGCTTAAGACCGCCGAACTCAGGCACGAGCCGGGCGCGCGCCGCGACCTGGTGGTGACGCTTAACCGGCGTTCGGCACCGCGGCTCATCGCCTACGGCGACGACTTCTGGTACGAGAAGCTGCCGGCCGGCACCCGCGTAATCTATCCGCCGCCGCCGCTGGAGCCGCTGGCCGACCCCGACGCCGCTATTCGCTACGCCATCCTGCGTCCCGAGAACGCCGATCCCTTGTTCGCGCAGCTCAATCCCAACATGCGCGTCACCATCGCGATCGACGACATCAGCCTGCCCTTGCCGCAGATGCGCCGGCCCGACATCCGCGAGCGTGCGCTCAACATCGTGCTGCAGACGCTCGCCGATTACGGCGTGGACGACGTCCATCTGATCGTCGCGACCTCGCTGCATCGCCGGATGACCGAGGCCGAAATTCGGCGCATGGTGGGCGAGCGTGCGTTCAAGCAATTCTGGCCCGAGCGGCTGTACAACTTCGATGCCGAAAACCGCGCCGAGCTCGCGATGCTCGGCAAGACCGATCACGGCGAGGAAGTCTGGCTCTCGCGCCGCGCGGCCGAGTCCGACCTGCTGCTTTATCTCAACATCAACCTGGTCCCGATGGACGGCGGCCACAAATCGGTCGCGGTCGGCCTCGCGCCGTACCAGAGCCTGCGCCACCATCACAATCCCGCCACGCTGCGCCAGTGCCATTCCTACATGGACCCGACGCGCTCGGCGCTGCACAACTCGGCCAACCGGATGGGCCGTCTGGTCAACCAGCACGTCAACGTCTTCACCATCGAGACCGCGATCAACAACCAGATGTACGGCGGGATGCTCGACTTCCTGCAGAAGAACGAGGACCGCTTTTCGGATTGGGACCGGATGCGCCTTAAGGGCTTCCGCTGGACGCTCGCCAACATGTCGGATTCGCTGCGCCGCCAGGTGCTCAATCAGTACGCCGCGCCCTACGCGATGACCGGGGTGTGGGCGGGCGAGACCGACGCGGTCCATCGCAAGGCGCTCGCGCGCGTGTTCCAGCAGTACGCGGTGCCGGTCAAGGGCCAGTCCGACATACTGATTGTCGGCGTGCCGTACGTATGCCCCTACAACGTCAACTCCGTGATGAACCCGGTGCTGGTGCAGTGCACGGGCCTCGGCTACCTGTTCAACATGTTCCGCGGCAAGCCGCTAGTGCGCGAAGGCGGCACCGTGATCGTCTGCCATCCGCTGCGCGACCAGTTCCATCCCGAACATCATCCGAGCTACATCGAGTTCTTCCATCGCTGCCTGCGCGAGACGACCGACGCCTCCGAACTGGAGCGCAATTTCGAGGCCGAGTTCGCGCGCAATCCGACTTACGTGCACATGTACCGTTATGGCCACGCCTACCACGGCGTGCATCCGTTCTACATGTGGTACTGGGGCGAGCCCGCGCGCCAGCAGGTCGGACGCGTGATCGCGGCCGGATGCGAGGAGCCGGAAGTCGCAACCCGCATGGGGTGGGAATCGGCCGACACGCTCGACGAGGCGATCGCGATGGCAACCTCGGAGCTCGGGCGCTCGGCCAGTATTACCTATCTCCACTTACCGCCGCTGGTGATCGCCGATGTCGAATAG
- a CDS encoding HAD-IB family hydrolase, translating into MSVYVTRSGRGSRARTKTLAFYDLDGTLAGLNLLHATIFYLANLGEWSARVGYLARLVLGLPMLYMAERQDRRLLNMKLFEAYKGVSHDRLWELGEEYCERVLMRHLYPRAIEMLEANRAAGIEPVLVTGSPDFLVEPLSRRLKIDHFAANRLVYSRGIATGRMLEPVMASSEKAVWCESFAAERRVSLEACWGYADSYYDLPFLCALGHPVAVNPDRRLLAAAHNRKWPVVRFSHEDADRAHEGGASGAWLLDWLGRATDGATGR; encoded by the coding sequence ATGTCAGTTTACGTGACCAGATCGGGACGCGGTTCCCGCGCCAGGACAAAGACCCTCGCTTTCTATGATCTCGACGGCACGCTGGCCGGTCTGAACCTGCTGCACGCCACGATCTTCTACCTGGCCAACCTCGGCGAATGGAGCGCGCGCGTCGGCTATCTCGCACGGCTCGTGCTCGGCCTCCCGATGCTCTACATGGCCGAACGCCAGGACCGCCGGCTGCTTAACATGAAACTATTCGAGGCCTACAAGGGGGTCTCGCACGATCGCCTGTGGGAACTCGGCGAGGAGTATTGCGAGCGCGTGCTGATGCGCCATCTGTATCCGCGCGCGATCGAGATGCTGGAGGCCAATCGCGCAGCGGGAATCGAGCCGGTGCTGGTCACCGGCTCGCCGGATTTTCTTGTCGAGCCGCTGTCGCGCCGCCTCAAGATCGATCATTTCGCCGCCAATCGCCTGGTTTACAGCCGCGGAATCGCGACCGGCAGGATGCTCGAACCGGTGATGGCGAGTTCCGAAAAGGCGGTCTGGTGCGAAAGTTTTGCCGCCGAGCGCCGCGTAAGCCTGGAGGCATGCTGGGGATACGCCGACTCCTACTATGACCTGCCCTTTCTCTGCGCGCTGGGGCATCCGGTGGCTGTGAATCCCGACCGCCGCCTGCTCGCCGCCGCGCACAACCGCAAATGGCCGGTCGTTCGTTTCAGCCACGAGGACGCCGACCGCGCCCACGAGGGCGGCGCGAGCGGGGCGTGGCTGCTGGACTGGCTGGGGAGAGCTACGGATGGCGCGACCGGAAGGTAA